From the genome of Segatella hominis, one region includes:
- a CDS encoding DUF1573 domain-containing protein has protein sequence MKRFILALTMLVAMVATASAQAEIKFDRVVHNFGNFSEKSPVQKTTFTFTNVGNKPLIINQAIASCGCTIPAYTKQPIAPGQKGQITVTYNGKGMFPGHFKKSITVRSNGNVEMTRLYIEGVMVEEQK, from the coding sequence ATGAAAAGATTTATCTTAGCGCTGACAATGCTTGTTGCCATGGTAGCAACAGCAAGCGCACAGGCAGAAATCAAGTTTGACAGAGTGGTACACAACTTTGGCAACTTCAGTGAGAAGTCTCCAGTACAGAAGACTACTTTCACTTTCACAAACGTAGGCAATAAGCCATTGATTATCAATCAGGCCATCGCCAGTTGCGGCTGCACTATTCCAGCCTATACCAAGCAGCCTATCGCACCAGGCCAGAAAGGTCAGATTACTGTAACATACAATGGCAAGGGTATGTTCCCTGGTCATTTCAAGAAGTCTATCACCGTTCGTAGCAATGGCAACGTTGAGATGACACGCCTTTACATCGAGGGTGTCATGGTGGAAGAACAGAAATAA
- the uvrA gene encoding excinuclease ABC subunit UvrA, whose product MAKDKYIEIKGARANNLKNINVKIPQGKFVAITGVSGSGKSSLAFDTLYAEGQRRYVESLSSYARQFLGRMSKPECDFIKGLPPAIAIEQKVISRNPRSTVGTSTEIYEYLRLLYARIGKTISPISGQEVKRHTTEDILACTRQYSKGTKFVILSPLHIVEGRSLSKQLEMYIQEGYARILVKNEFERIEDFLDKANSGEMLSPEVSMRDLLEASDEKLKKLMTETGMEIFLVIDRSSVSEEKDDISRLMDSAETAFYEGDGACRLLFLPSKIAYDFSTRFEADGMTFEEPSDNMFAFNSPLGACPTCEGYGSVIGIDEKLVIPNTSLSVYDGCVVCWRGEKMGMWLKEFIRRAEPYNFPIFKPYFELSQKEKDWLWHGLPSEKNREPHDRVSIDEFFRMVKENQYKIQYRVMLSRFRGKTICPDCHGTRLKKEANYVKIGGKSITELVEMSITNLKIWFTKLELTEHEKCVSKRLLAEITNRLQFLLDVGLGYLTLNRLSNSLSGGESQRINLTTNLGSSLVGSVYILDEPSIGLHSRDTARLIKVLRELQQLGNTVVVVEHDEEIMRAADYLIDIGPDAGRLGGQLVYAGPASEYSTTDKEAQQKLLEKYPDSYTIKYLTHHEKIETPTSHRAWNRFIEIKGARMNNLRGIDVKLPLNVFTVVTGVSGSGKSSLIKGILFPAMRRHLDLVADAPGEHLGLEGDVNAIKHVEFVDQNPIGKSSRSNPATYLKAYDAIRSLFANQPLSKQMGFTPAYFSFNAEGGRCEECKGAGYVTIEMQFMADLVLQCEACKGKRFKHDILEVQYGGKNINDVLNMTVNEAIEFFADEKNQHNNGDFDSCRVIVSRLHPLQEVGLGYIKLGQNSSTLSGGENQRVKLAFFIGKEDQEPTLFIFDEPTTGLHFHDIKRLLHAFNALIERGHSLVVIEHNLDVIKCADYIIDLGPEGGDKGGNLVVAGTPEEVMQCKKSLTGQFLAQLLDKK is encoded by the coding sequence ATGGCAAAAGATAAATATATTGAGATCAAAGGAGCCAGGGCTAACAATCTCAAAAACATCAATGTCAAGATACCTCAGGGCAAATTTGTTGCCATCACGGGTGTCTCTGGCTCCGGTAAGTCATCGCTGGCTTTCGACACACTCTATGCCGAAGGTCAGCGCCGTTATGTGGAATCTCTATCTTCATACGCCCGACAGTTTTTGGGTCGAATGAGCAAACCAGAATGTGACTTCATCAAGGGATTGCCACCTGCCATCGCCATCGAACAGAAAGTTATTTCCCGTAACCCACGTTCCACCGTGGGTACCAGTACTGAAATTTACGAATATCTCAGATTACTCTATGCTCGCATAGGAAAAACTATTTCTCCTATCAGCGGTCAGGAGGTGAAGCGCCATACTACAGAAGACATCTTAGCTTGTACCCGCCAATATTCCAAGGGCACCAAGTTTGTCATCCTTTCCCCTCTTCACATCGTTGAGGGACGAAGCCTCAGCAAGCAACTGGAGATGTATATTCAGGAAGGATATGCACGTATTTTGGTGAAAAATGAGTTTGAACGCATCGAAGACTTTCTGGATAAAGCCAATAGCGGCGAGATGCTTTCGCCAGAAGTAAGCATGAGGGATCTTCTTGAAGCCTCTGACGAAAAGCTCAAAAAGCTGATGACTGAAACAGGCATGGAAATCTTTCTCGTGATAGACCGTTCTTCTGTAAGTGAAGAAAAAGATGATATCAGCCGTCTCATGGACTCAGCCGAAACAGCTTTTTACGAAGGAGATGGCGCCTGCCGCCTCCTGTTCTTGCCAAGTAAGATTGCCTATGATTTTTCGACCCGTTTTGAAGCAGATGGAATGACCTTCGAGGAACCGTCAGACAATATGTTTGCCTTCAATTCTCCTCTGGGTGCCTGTCCTACCTGCGAGGGTTACGGAAGCGTAATCGGCATCGACGAAAAGCTCGTCATCCCAAATACTTCCCTGAGTGTTTATGACGGTTGTGTGGTTTGCTGGCGAGGAGAAAAGATGGGTATGTGGCTCAAGGAATTTATCCGCAGAGCAGAGCCCTATAATTTCCCTATTTTCAAACCATACTTCGAACTCTCTCAAAAGGAGAAAGATTGGCTTTGGCATGGTCTTCCTTCTGAGAAGAATCGTGAGCCACACGACAGGGTGAGCATTGACGAATTCTTCAGAATGGTGAAGGAAAACCAATATAAGATACAGTACCGCGTGATGCTCAGCAGATTCCGCGGCAAGACGATTTGTCCAGATTGCCACGGCACTCGCTTAAAGAAAGAAGCTAACTATGTGAAAATTGGCGGCAAAAGTATTACTGAACTCGTGGAGATGTCTATCACCAATCTCAAGATCTGGTTTACCAAACTGGAACTGACCGAACACGAGAAATGCGTGAGCAAAAGACTCTTGGCAGAGATTACAAACCGCCTGCAGTTTCTGCTGGATGTGGGACTCGGTTATCTCACGCTCAATCGTCTTTCCAACTCCCTTTCTGGAGGTGAAAGCCAGCGCATCAACCTGACCACCAACTTAGGTTCTTCACTTGTAGGAAGTGTCTATATTCTCGACGAGCCAAGCATCGGTCTTCACAGCAGAGATACAGCACGACTCATCAAGGTGCTGAGAGAATTGCAGCAATTAGGAAATACGGTAGTCGTCGTAGAGCATGACGAGGAAATCATGCGGGCTGCCGACTACCTGATAGATATCGGTCCGGATGCTGGTCGTCTGGGCGGTCAACTGGTTTATGCCGGTCCTGCTTCTGAGTATTCTACTACCGACAAGGAAGCCCAGCAGAAACTCTTGGAGAAATACCCTGATAGTTACACCATCAAGTATCTCACCCATCATGAAAAGATAGAAACGCCAACAAGCCATCGTGCCTGGAACCGTTTCATCGAAATCAAGGGTGCCAGAATGAATAACCTGAGAGGCATCGACGTCAAGTTGCCACTCAATGTTTTTACAGTGGTGACTGGTGTTTCAGGTTCCGGCAAGAGTTCGCTCATCAAGGGAATCCTCTTCCCTGCCATGCGCCGTCATTTAGACTTGGTGGCAGATGCGCCAGGCGAGCACTTAGGCTTAGAAGGCGATGTCAACGCCATCAAGCATGTGGAGTTTGTGGATCAGAACCCTATCGGTAAAAGTTCCCGCAGCAACCCTGCCACCTATCTGAAGGCATACGATGCCATCCGTTCGCTCTTTGCCAACCAACCGTTGTCAAAACAGATGGGATTCACTCCTGCCTATTTCTCCTTCAATGCTGAGGGAGGAAGATGTGAAGAGTGCAAGGGAGCAGGTTATGTAACAATCGAAATGCAATTCATGGCAGACCTGGTTTTGCAATGCGAAGCATGCAAAGGCAAACGATTCAAGCACGATATCCTTGAGGTACAATACGGAGGTAAGAATATTAATGATGTGCTCAACATGACCGTGAACGAAGCTATCGAATTCTTTGCAGATGAGAAGAACCAGCACAATAATGGTGACTTCGATTCCTGCCGCGTCATCGTCAGCCGTTTACACCCTTTGCAGGAAGTCGGATTAGGCTATATCAAGCTCGGACAGAATTCAAGTACGCTTTCTGGTGGAGAAAACCAGCGTGTCAAACTTGCCTTCTTCATCGGTAAGGAAGATCAGGAACCTACCCTCTTCATCTTCGACGAGCCAACCACCGGTCTGCACTTCCATGATATCAAGCGACTGCTTCATGCTTTCAATGCACTCATTGAGAGAGGGCACTCACTGGTTGTCATCGAGCATAATCTTGATGTCATCAAATGCGCCGACTATATCATCGACCTCGGTCCTGAAGGAGGTGACAAGGGTGGCAACCTGGTTGTTGCCGGTACGCCAGAGGAAGTGATGCAATGCAAGAAGAGTCTTACAGGACAATTTCTGGCTCAATTGCTTGATAAAAAATAG
- a CDS encoding TM2 domain-containing protein codes for MNNLQVDQLIAIYGSKLPYEALGILREKLLEMDYNTASIYLAQSKDPTIAIILSVLVGSLGIDRIYIGDVIIGILKLITCGGCGIWWLIDLFLIMGATREKNLQKILGIYV; via the coding sequence ATGAACAATCTACAAGTTGATCAACTGATTGCTATATATGGCAGCAAACTGCCATACGAAGCTTTGGGTATCCTCAGAGAAAAACTGTTAGAAATGGATTATAATACCGCCAGTATCTATCTGGCTCAATCCAAAGATCCAACCATAGCTATCATTCTCTCTGTTCTCGTAGGTTCCTTAGGAATCGACCGTATCTACATCGGTGATGTGATTATCGGAATACTAAAACTCATAACCTGTGGAGGATGTGGAATCTGGTGGCTGATAGACTTGTTCCTCATCATGGGAGCAACAAGAGAGAAAAACCTCCAAAAAATATTGGGAATTTACGTTTAA
- a CDS encoding patatin family protein → MKIERKTGLVLEGGGMRGVFTSGVLDAFMKHDLYFPYTVAVSAGACNGMSYISRQPRRARISNIDYLDRYEYIGLRHLVTQGCIFDRRLLYDKFPNQLLPFDFDTFFQHAEGFEMVTTNCLTGHAMYLSETHDKQRALDIVRASSSLPYVSKIVNVDGIPMLDGGIADSIPVQHAIDMGYEHNVVILTRNKGWRDHGKDRKIPYLYKNYPRLRVALSHRHKVYNEQLQLVDDLEAAGKITCIRPLRPLEVGRIEKDTVKLERLYEEGFTLGEAFCKEFI, encoded by the coding sequence ATGAAGATAGAAAGAAAAACGGGACTGGTCTTGGAAGGAGGCGGAATGAGAGGTGTGTTTACAAGCGGGGTACTGGATGCCTTCATGAAACACGATTTGTATTTCCCATATACGGTGGCTGTTTCTGCAGGTGCTTGCAATGGTATGTCGTATATCAGTCGCCAACCCCGTCGTGCCCGTATTTCCAATATCGATTACTTGGATCGGTATGAATATATCGGTCTTCGGCATCTGGTTACTCAAGGTTGCATCTTCGACCGCCGGTTGCTTTATGATAAATTTCCCAACCAGTTGTTGCCTTTCGATTTTGATACTTTTTTCCAGCATGCGGAAGGTTTTGAGATGGTAACGACCAATTGTCTGACGGGGCATGCCATGTATCTTTCTGAAACTCATGATAAGCAGCGTGCTCTGGATATCGTCAGAGCTTCAAGCAGTTTGCCTTATGTCAGCAAGATTGTGAATGTGGATGGTATCCCGATGCTGGATGGTGGTATCGCCGACAGTATTCCTGTTCAGCATGCCATCGATATGGGATATGAGCATAATGTGGTGATACTGACCCGCAACAAAGGGTGGCGTGATCATGGGAAGGATCGCAAGATACCTTATTTATATAAGAACTATCCTCGCCTTCGTGTTGCTCTGAGTCATCGTCATAAGGTATATAATGAACAACTCCAACTTGTAGATGATCTGGAGGCCGCAGGCAAGATCACATGTATTCGCCCGCTTCGTCCGCTTGAGGTGGGACGTATTGAGAAAGATACTGTCAAATTGGAACGGTTATACGAAGAAGGCTTCACTTTAGGTGAAGCCTTCTGTAAGGAGTTTATTTGA
- a CDS encoding EFR1 family ferrodoxin (N-terminal region resembles flavodoxins. C-terminal ferrodoxin region binds two 4Fe-4S clusters.), translating to MIFYFSGTGNTRWAAIKLATATHERLIDIAEEMRLIKKSGAQYTEPFILEKGERLGFVFPVHGWRVPRLVREFIAKLQVNLPTEEVHPNYESPVPSPVYAYAVCTAGDSIGLTIENLNETIASNSSLSNIGVHEVASSFSLIMPESYVGLPFMDVDPKEKEIRKKEKSALELEEISEEIFNRKEGICRLVKGPIPWFFTKVVGGFFEKVLITDKRFHVTADKCVKCGICAHVCPVGDIDGDKGKMPVWLHHDDCLTCFNCYHHCPHHAIEFGHQTLKKGQYYFK from the coding sequence ATGATATTTTATTTTTCTGGTACAGGAAATACCCGCTGGGCTGCCATCAAATTGGCAACAGCTACACATGAGCGACTGATTGATATTGCCGAAGAAATGAGGCTCATCAAAAAATCAGGCGCCCAATATACTGAGCCGTTCATCTTGGAAAAAGGTGAACGGCTTGGTTTCGTTTTCCCCGTTCATGGTTGGAGGGTTCCAAGACTTGTCAGGGAATTTATAGCTAAACTTCAGGTCAATCTACCAACTGAAGAAGTGCACCCCAACTATGAATCGCCAGTTCCAAGCCCCGTTTACGCCTATGCAGTCTGTACGGCTGGTGACAGTATCGGACTGACCATAGAGAATCTCAACGAAACGATTGCCTCCAATTCTTCCTTATCGAATATCGGAGTGCATGAGGTAGCCTCTTCCTTCTCTCTCATCATGCCCGAATCATACGTAGGATTACCTTTCATGGATGTCGATCCGAAGGAAAAGGAGATTCGGAAAAAGGAGAAGTCTGCTTTGGAACTGGAAGAAATCAGCGAGGAGATTTTCAATCGTAAGGAAGGTATCTGCAGATTGGTAAAAGGTCCTATTCCATGGTTTTTCACCAAGGTTGTGGGTGGTTTCTTTGAAAAAGTTCTCATTACAGACAAGCGTTTTCACGTCACAGCAGACAAATGTGTGAAATGTGGCATCTGCGCCCATGTCTGTCCCGTTGGAGATATTGATGGCGATAAAGGGAAAATGCCTGTATGGCTGCATCATGACGACTGCCTCACATGTTTCAATTGTTACCACCATTGTCCGCACCATGCCATCGAGTTTGGTCACCAGACCCTGAAGAAGGGACAATATTATTTCAAATAA
- a CDS encoding DUF2752 domain-containing protein: protein MVQPSLLCLACKRFRQIAKNKYTYLLIVIVALSLLYSFNPSNYWFWPKCPFKLITTLSCPACGIQRFLHALTNGDVLKACHYNYYLIYALPYTLIIIATYYLPNGKLKEKMTSIFEGKIAVWIYVYSFCIWFVLRNILNI, encoded by the coding sequence ATGGTGCAACCATCTTTGCTATGCTTGGCATGTAAGCGTTTCAGGCAAATTGCAAAAAACAAGTACACATATTTATTAATAGTTATAGTAGCACTCAGTTTACTGTACAGCTTCAATCCAAGCAACTATTGGTTTTGGCCTAAATGCCCTTTTAAGCTGATAACCACACTTAGTTGTCCTGCATGTGGAATACAACGTTTCTTACATGCCCTCACTAATGGAGATGTACTAAAAGCCTGTCACTATAACTATTATTTAATATACGCCCTCCCCTATACGCTTATCATCATAGCAACATATTATTTACCGAATGGGAAATTAAAAGAGAAAATGACAAGTATTTTCGAAGGTAAAATTGCTGTCTGGATATACGTCTATTCTTTTTGCATCTGGTTTGTACTAAGAAATATTCTCAACATTTAA
- a CDS encoding CD225/dispanin family protein, producing MEQNNFEQQVSTPMPPKPDNNLVLAIICTICCCLPLGIVGIVKASKVNGLYYAKQYEAANLAAQEAKKWSLIGIGIGLVINIIYLLVYGATIFAMLGM from the coding sequence ATGGAACAAAACAATTTTGAACAGCAGGTCAGCACACCTATGCCTCCAAAACCAGACAACAATCTTGTACTTGCTATCATCTGCACAATCTGCTGTTGCTTGCCACTTGGTATTGTAGGTATCGTTAAGGCAAGTAAGGTAAATGGCCTTTATTATGCAAAGCAATATGAAGCGGCTAATTTAGCAGCACAAGAGGCTAAGAAATGGAGTCTTATCGGTATAGGTATCGGTTTGGTTATCAACATAATCTACTTGTTAGTCTATGGTGCAACCATCTTTGCTATGCTTGGCATGTAA
- the trmD gene encoding tRNA (guanosine(37)-N1)-methyltransferase TrmD, whose protein sequence is MRIDIITVLPEMLEGFFNESILARAQKKGLAEIHLHNLRDYTLDKWKRVDDYPYGGSAGMVMQCEPIDRCITALKAEREYDDVIYVSPDGETFNQKIANEMSMQGNLIILCGHYKGIDQRVRDHLITREISVGDYVLTGGELAAAIISDAVIRLVPGVISDEQSALSDCFQDDILAAPIYTRPADYKGWKVPEILLSGNEAKIRQWEFDQAMERTRRLRPDLLEE, encoded by the coding sequence ATGAGAATAGATATTATCACTGTATTACCGGAAATGCTGGAGGGATTCTTCAATGAGTCTATCCTGGCACGTGCACAGAAGAAGGGTCTCGCAGAGATTCATCTCCATAACTTGCGCGATTATACATTAGATAAATGGAAACGAGTAGATGACTATCCATACGGAGGAAGTGCCGGCATGGTGATGCAATGCGAACCTATCGATCGCTGCATTACTGCCCTCAAGGCTGAACGCGAATATGATGACGTCATCTATGTTTCTCCAGACGGAGAGACTTTCAACCAGAAGATTGCCAATGAGATGTCTATGCAAGGCAACCTCATCATCCTCTGCGGTCACTACAAGGGTATTGACCAAAGAGTGAGAGACCATCTCATCACCCGTGAGATTTCTGTAGGCGACTACGTATTGACAGGTGGCGAACTTGCTGCAGCCATTATCTCTGATGCAGTAATCCGTTTGGTTCCAGGAGTCATCAGCGATGAACAAAGCGCTCTCTCCGACTGTTTCCAGGACGACATTCTTGCAGCCCCTATCTATACCCGACCAGCAGACTATAAGGGTTGGAAAGTTCCAGAGATACTGCTGAGCGGAAATGAGGCTAAGATTCGCCAATGGGAATTTGATCAGGCCATGGAAAGAACCAGACGCCTGCGCCCTGATTTATTAGAAGAATAA
- a CDS encoding M6 family metalloprotease domain-containing protein, whose amino-acid sequence MKKILLSIVFALMGIASGFAAKAHTELTTITQSDGSQLTIRLHGDEHFSWYSTADDVLLVQVGSNYYVAQVEEDGTLKATPQLAHNAGERGTVEEQVINNQNKEKFLNLLNAEPQALAKPIGTVTPAYFPHTDSPKALVILVEFQDVKFKTSDPVATFTHYLKGAEGEAAPEANNAYVTKGMVNYGSVSQYFNDMSQGKFTPQFDIVGPVTVSKNSAYYGGNIGKATDVNFAEMIAEACKSVSSKVNFADYDQNNDGYVDLVYVIYAGYSESLGGNSSDCLWPKSGTNAFYEPGTNNLLKLNGKRICRYGINNELNASPTVEEEKFNGMKLLNGIGLFCHEFSHTMGLPDLYPTVEASRVDNQNPEYWDLMDGGEYTYSGYFPTPYSPWEMDVMGWTTPVELGDDAKQVILNSYASDRKAYKINGENDEYLLIQNIQTDGWWRGITKAFNTTGMLVWRIDYPYPTVSLNNRLNNEIGKPNVMIVPADGYVISDYNHGKGKQWTDDQYNLSLQGDPFPGTKKNKTELLSVELNNSTLKKPFYNIKETDGVITFDYLKDFATGIDSPVIQQNQEKDTRIFTLDGRYLGTDVSQLTKGVYIIGKKKVIIK is encoded by the coding sequence ATGAAGAAGATTTTACTTAGCATTGTATTTGCTCTGATGGGCATCGCAAGCGGCTTTGCTGCAAAAGCGCATACAGAACTCACCACCATTACCCAGAGTGATGGCAGCCAACTGACCATTCGCCTTCATGGTGATGAACACTTCAGCTGGTACAGTACCGCAGACGATGTACTTCTCGTACAAGTGGGCAGCAACTATTATGTAGCACAGGTGGAGGAAGACGGAACACTGAAAGCAACCCCACAGTTGGCTCATAATGCTGGTGAACGTGGAACTGTGGAAGAACAGGTCATTAATAACCAGAACAAGGAAAAGTTCCTCAACTTGCTCAATGCAGAGCCTCAGGCACTTGCAAAACCTATCGGCACAGTAACTCCTGCATATTTCCCTCATACCGATTCACCGAAGGCTTTGGTCATTCTGGTAGAATTTCAGGATGTCAAATTCAAGACATCAGATCCTGTTGCCACATTTACCCATTATCTTAAAGGAGCCGAAGGAGAAGCAGCACCTGAAGCCAATAATGCTTATGTTACAAAAGGAATGGTAAACTACGGCAGTGTATCCCAGTACTTCAATGATATGAGTCAGGGAAAGTTCACTCCTCAGTTTGACATCGTAGGTCCCGTTACCGTAAGTAAGAATTCTGCATATTATGGTGGAAATATTGGTAAAGCTACCGATGTAAATTTTGCAGAAATGATAGCCGAAGCTTGCAAGAGCGTATCAAGTAAGGTCAACTTTGCAGACTACGATCAAAATAATGACGGCTATGTTGACTTGGTGTATGTCATATATGCAGGTTATAGCGAGAGTCTCGGTGGCAACAGTTCTGATTGTCTTTGGCCAAAATCAGGCACTAACGCATTCTATGAGCCGGGAACCAACAACTTGCTCAAGTTGAATGGTAAGAGGATTTGCAGATATGGTATCAACAACGAGTTGAATGCTTCTCCTACTGTAGAGGAGGAGAAGTTCAATGGTATGAAATTGCTCAATGGTATCGGACTTTTCTGTCATGAATTCAGCCATACAATGGGACTTCCAGACCTTTATCCTACAGTTGAGGCATCAAGAGTAGATAACCAAAACCCAGAATACTGGGATTTGATGGACGGAGGAGAATATACATATAGCGGCTATTTTCCTACTCCATATTCCCCATGGGAAATGGATGTAATGGGCTGGACTACTCCTGTAGAATTAGGAGATGATGCAAAACAGGTAATCTTGAATTCCTATGCCAGCGACAGAAAAGCTTACAAGATCAATGGAGAGAATGACGAATATCTCCTTATCCAAAATATCCAGACAGATGGTTGGTGGAGGGGAATAACCAAAGCCTTCAATACTACCGGTATGTTAGTTTGGCGCATCGACTACCCTTACCCTACAGTCAGCCTTAATAACAGACTCAACAATGAAATAGGCAAACCCAATGTCATGATTGTTCCTGCCGATGGTTATGTAATCTCAGACTACAACCATGGTAAAGGAAAGCAATGGACAGACGATCAATACAATTTAAGTCTCCAAGGCGATCCATTCCCAGGTACTAAAAAAAATAAGACCGAACTTTTGAGTGTCGAACTCAACAACAGCACATTGAAAAAGCCTTTCTACAACATCAAGGAGACCGACGGCGTCATTACCTTCGATTATCTCAAGGACTTTGCTACAGGCATCGACAGCCCTGTCATCCAGCAGAATCAGGAGAAGGATACACGTATCTTCACCCTCGATGGACGCTACTTGGGCACAGATGTTAGTCAGCTCACCAAGGGAGTTTACATCATCGGAAAGAAGAAGGTTATCATCAAGTAA
- a CDS encoding aminopeptidase P family protein: protein MFSKDTYIQRRQELKKLVGEGVILIFGNNNSPCNFPNNGYYPFRQDSTFLYYFGQQRDGLVGVIDIDNDIETLIGDDIDIEDIVWYGSVESVHDLAEQVGVHNSAPMKSLKTICNDAMSKKRKIHFLPPYRFDIKLQIFDLLGIHPNQQKEEASMDLIKAVVKMRSTKTPEEVEELERAAVIGYKMHTTAMKLTRPGVTEKFVGGQVDGIANSYGAMVSFPTIFSQHGEIMHGNPSMSILEAGRLALCDAGAETINNYCSDNTRTMPVSGKFTQRQLEIYSIVEACHDYALEVAKPGVKYADVHFAVCRLMFDKLKELGLAKGDTEEAVKAGAHAMFLPHGLGHMMGMDVHDMENFDQINVGFDEEVRPNLEQFGTNCLRMGRRLEEGFVVTDEPGIYFIPALIDDWKASGHCAEFLNFDKLETYKDFGGIRIEDDLLITKDGCRFLGKDRIPYHPKDVEDYMAANR, encoded by the coding sequence ATGTTTAGTAAGGACACTTACATTCAGCGCCGCCAAGAGCTTAAGAAGCTTGTAGGTGAAGGCGTAATTTTGATTTTCGGAAATAACAATTCACCTTGTAATTTCCCTAACAATGGATACTATCCATTCCGTCAGGACTCTACTTTCCTCTATTATTTCGGACAGCAGCGCGATGGTCTGGTAGGTGTAATCGACATTGACAACGACATCGAGACATTGATCGGTGACGACATAGATATAGAAGATATCGTATGGTATGGCAGCGTGGAAAGCGTACACGACTTGGCAGAACAGGTTGGTGTCCACAACTCTGCACCTATGAAATCTCTGAAGACTATCTGCAATGATGCCATGTCTAAGAAGCGCAAGATACATTTCCTGCCTCCTTATCGCTTTGACATCAAGCTCCAGATATTCGACCTCCTCGGCATCCACCCTAACCAGCAAAAGGAAGAGGCCTCTATGGATCTCATCAAGGCTGTGGTAAAGATGCGCTCTACCAAGACTCCTGAGGAAGTCGAGGAACTGGAACGTGCTGCTGTTATTGGTTACAAGATGCATACCACTGCCATGAAGTTGACTCGTCCAGGAGTAACAGAGAAATTTGTAGGCGGACAGGTTGACGGAATTGCCAACTCTTATGGAGCAATGGTCAGTTTCCCTACTATCTTCAGTCAGCATGGTGAGATTATGCACGGCAATCCTTCCATGAGCATTCTGGAAGCTGGCAGACTGGCTCTTTGCGATGCTGGTGCCGAGACCATCAACAACTATTGCTCTGACAATACACGTACCATGCCAGTAAGCGGTAAGTTTACCCAGCGCCAGTTGGAAATCTACTCTATCGTTGAGGCTTGCCACGACTATGCACTCGAAGTTGCCAAGCCTGGTGTGAAATACGCAGATGTTCACTTTGCAGTATGCCGCCTGATGTTTGATAAGCTCAAGGAGTTAGGACTTGCCAAGGGTGATACAGAAGAGGCTGTCAAGGCTGGTGCTCATGCCATGTTCCTGCCTCACGGATTAGGTCACATGATGGGAATGGACGTACACGATATGGAGAATTTCGACCAGATCAATGTAGGATTCGATGAGGAAGTTCGTCCTAACCTGGAACAGTTCGGTACCAACTGCCTGCGCATGGGTCGCCGCCTCGAAGAAGGTTTCGTAGTAACAGATGAACCGGGAATCTATTTCATCCCTGCCCTCATCGACGACTGGAAGGCTTCAGGTCATTGCGCAGAGTTCCTCAACTTCGACAAGTTGGAAACCTACAAGGACTTCGGAGGTATCCGTATCGAGGACGATTTACTCATCACCAAAGACGGTTGCAGATTCTTGGGTAAAGACCGCATCCCTTATCATCCAAAGGATGTAGAGGACTACATGGCAGCCAACAGATAA